The following are encoded together in the Brassica napus cultivar Da-Ae chromosome A9, Da-Ae, whole genome shotgun sequence genome:
- the LOC106400748 gene encoding transducin beta-like protein 2 isoform X2 — protein sequence MDSILTVGIASVVLGALIAVVFFSSYLRKRTSEVDSMAKAEPQDPIRIPKSNPKKSHPKSHATDKNQNKRHHPLDLNTLKGHGDSVDALCFSSDGKSLATACGDGVIRVFKLDDASSKSFKFLRINLPAGGHPSAVSFADDASSIVVACHTMSGSSLYMYGEEKQKEQQSKLPLPSIKWERHHIHDKRSVLTLSGATATYGTADGSAVIASCSEGTDIILWHGKTGRNLGHVDTNQLKNHMAAVSPNGRFLAAAAFTADVKVWEIVYLKDGSVKEVSRVMQLKGHKSAVTWLCFSPNSDKIITASKDGSIRLWNINVRYHMDEDPKTLKVFPIPLCDAGGNPLHYDRLSLCPEGKILAASHGSTLQWLCAETGSVLDTAEKAHEGDITCISWAPKAMTVGERKAQVLATAGVDKKVKLWEAPKLQSV from the exons ATGGATTCGATCCTTACGGTGGGCATCGCATCTGTTGTTTTGGGTGCGTTGATAGCGGTCGTCTTCTTCAGTAGCTACTTGAGGAAGCGGACATCGGAGGTGGATTCGATGGCGAAAGCGGAGCCTCAGGATCCGATCCGGATTCCGAAATCGAATCCCAAGAAGAGTCATCCCAAATCTCACGCGACCGACAAG AATCAGAACAAGCGTCATCATCCTCTAGACTTGAACACGTTGAAAGGACACGGTGATTCTGTTGATGCGCTCTGTTTCTCATCTGATGGAAAGAGCTTGGCCACAG CTTGCGGTGATGGAGTGATCAGGGTTTTCAAGCTAGATGATGCCTCTAGCAAAAGCTTCAa ATTTTTAAGGATAAATCTTCCAGCTGGAGGACATCCAAGCGCTGTCTCATTTGCTGATGATGCCTCCTCTATTGTTGTGGCTTGTCATACGATGTCTGGTTCATCTCTCTACATGTACggtgaagaaaaacaaaaggaaCAGCAGTCCAAGCTTCCTCTTCCTTCCATCAAATGGGAGCGCCATCATATCCATGACAAGAGATCTGTCCTTACCCTCTCTGGAGCCACTGCAACCTATGGTACTGCTGATGGAAGTGCTGTCATCGCCTCTTGTTCCGAAG GGACTGATATCATACTTTGGCATGGGAAAACTGGGAGGAATTTGGGACATGTTGATACAAACCAGTTGAAGAACCACATGGCTGCTGTCTCACCCAATGGACGCTTTTTAGCTGCTGCTGCCTTTACTGCTGATGTCAAG GTCTGGGAAATTGTGTATCTGAAAGATGGTTCCGTCAAGGAGGTTTCAAGAGTTATGCAACTCAAAGGCCACAAG AGTGCAGTGACTTGGTTATGCTTTTCTCCTAACTCTGACAAAATCATTACCGCTTCCAAAGATGGTTCAATCAGACTCTGGAACATCAATG TCCGGTATCATATGGATGAGGATCCAAAGACTTTGAAGGTGTTCCCGATTCCACTTTGCGATGCGGGGGGAAACCCGTTGCACTATGATCGCCTCAGTTTGTGCCCTGAGGGAAAAATATTGGCGGCAAGCCATGGTTCCACATTGCAGTGGTTATGTGCTGAAACTGGAAGTGTTCTGGACACAGCTGAGAAAGCCCACGAAG GGGATATCACATGCATTTCGTGGGCACCCAAGGCAATGACAGTTG GGGAGAGAAAGGCGCAGGTTTTAGCGACAGCAGGGGTTGACAAAAAAGTGAAGCTGTGGGAAGCTCCAAAGTTGCAGTCTGTGTAG
- the LOC106431745 gene encoding transcription factor UNE10-like isoform X1 → MTLKPVERKVKHSFEMSQRVPYCHIDDSPAATVGSTKAAYIPMLNYEVAELTWENGQLGLNSLGPTQVPAPSKNLRGAGGTLESIVDQATRFPNPKPTDELVPWFHHRSSRAGLDALVPEQQSQPDTHVDSCSNGHPMAGGKRARVASEWSTGGSQNLTFETYGFTSTSLDDNSSSGGKPCTKTTTIYDHDSVCHSRRQMEEEEEKQAGGKSPVPTKRSRAAAIHNQTERKRRDKINQRMKTLQKLVPNSSKTDKASMLDEVIEYLKQLQAQVSMMCRMNLPSMMLPMAMQQQQQQLQLSLMSSSMGLGLGMGMPALGLLDLNSMNRAAATAPNIHANMMPNPFVPMTSPPWDASSSTDTLFQSPLTHDTMPAFLSCSSQVIQLFVIIYNLMLHSCLNLNNFFPIAANDDGSI, encoded by the exons ATGACGCTCAAACCAGTAGAGAGAAAAGTCAAG CACAGCTTTGAGATGAGCCAGCGTGTTCCATACTGCCACATCGATGATAGTCCGGCGGCCACCGTCGGCTCCACAAAAGCTGCATATATCCCCAT GCTAAACTACGAGGTAGCCGAGCTGACGTGGGAAAACGGACAACTGGGGTTGAACAGCTTAGGTCCAACGCAAGTGCCTGCTCCATCAAAGAATTTAAGAGGCGCCGGTGGAACATTGGAGTCGATAGTAGACCAAGCTACTCGCTTTCCTAACCCTAAGCCCACCGATGAGCTCGTCCCATGGTTCCACCACCGCTCTTCCAGGGCCGGCTTGGATGCGCTTGTCCCCGAGCAGCAGAGCCAGCCAGACACCCACGTGGACTCGTGTAGCAATGGTCATCCCATGGCTGGTGGAAAACGAGCCAGAGTGGCCTCAGAGTGGAGCACCGGCGGGAGCCAAAACCTAACGTTTGAAACATACGGTTTCACCTCAACATCGCTGGATGATAATTCCAGCTCCGGCGGGAAGCCTTGCACCAAAACCACGACCATTTACGATCATGACTCCGTCTGCCACAGTCGCCGACAG atggaggaagaagaagagaagcaagCGGGAGGAAAATCACCAGTTCCAACTAAGAGAAGCAGAGCCGCTGCTATTCATAACCAAACCGAACGA AAGAGGAGAGATAAGATCAATCAAAGGATGAAGACTTTGCAGAAACTGGTTCCAAATTCCAGCAAG ACGGATAAAGCGTCGATGTTGGATGAAGTGATAGAGTACTTGAAGCAACTTCAAGCACAAGTGAGCATGATGTGCAGAATGAACCTGCCTTCCATGATGCTTCCCATGGCCatgcagcagcagcaacaacaacttCAACTCTCTCTCATGTCCAGTTCCATGGGTTTAGGGCTTGGCATGGGGATGCCCGCTCTAGGTCTTCTCGACCTTAATTCTATGAATCGAGCTGCTGCAACGGCTCCTAATATCCATGCCAACATGATGCCGAACCCATTTGTTCCCATGACTTCTCCACCGTGGGATGCCTCCTCTTCTACCGACACTCTATTTCAGTCTCCTCTTACCCACGATACTATGCCAGCCTTTCTTTCATGTTCCTCGCAGGTTATACAACtctttgttattatatataacttGATGCTTCATTCTTGTCTgaatctaaataattttttcccAATTGCAGCAAACGACGATGGAAGCATATAG
- the LOC106431746 gene encoding probable plastid-lipid-associated protein 11, chloroplastic has protein sequence MALALLASPPPPLGGVRRSFGTRCSLFAAQRAKRNLMDLISDQDRGLRTQKDAVKRDAIVNAIEAMAVIGGSSVTTGDSLSATWRLLWTTEKEQLFIIEKAGLFGTRAGEVLQVIDVRKGTLNNVITFPPDGVFFVRSDIDISSPQRVNFKFTSAVLRGSNWEIPLPPFGQGWFENVYMDGDIRVAKDIRGDYLVVDRAPFNWKE, from the exons ATGGCGCTCGCGCTGTTAGCATCTCCTCCACCTCCGCTCGGGGGGGTCCGTCGCAGTTTTGGAACAAGGTGTTCGCTCTTCGCCGCACAGCGAGCCAAGCGGAACCTGATGGATCTCATCTCCGACCAGGACCGAGGTCTGAGAACCCAGAAAGACGCCGTGAAGCGAGACGCGATCGTGAATGCCATCGAGGCCATGGCGGTGATCGGGGGAAGCTCCGTCACCACAGGAGATTCGCTGTCTGCCACGTGGAGACTACTGTGGACGACGGAGAAAGAACAGCTGTTCATCATAGAGAAGGCGGGGTTGTTCGGCACGCGCGCTGGAGAGGTACTGCAGGTGATCGATGTGAGGAAAGGGACGCTCAACAACGTCATCACTTTCCCGCCCGACGGCGTTTTCTTTGTACGCTCCGATATCGACATCTCTTCCCCGCAGAGAGTCAATTTCAAATTCACTAGTGCCGTGTTGAGAGGAAGCAATTGGGAGATCCCACTCCCACCATTTGGCCAGGGCTG GTTTGAAAATGTGTATATGGATGGTGACATCAGAGTGGCCAAGGACATCAGAGGGGACTACTTAGTTGTTGATCGTGCTCCTTTTAACTGGAAAGAATGA
- the LOC106431745 gene encoding transcription factor UNE10-like isoform X2: protein MTLKPVERKVKHSFEMSQRVPYCHIDDSPAATVGSTKAAYIPMLNYEVAELTWENGQLGLNSLGPTQVPAPSKNLRGAGGTLESIVDQATRFPNPKPTDELVPWFHHRSSRAGLDALVPEQQSQPDTHVDSCSNGHPMAGGKRARVASEWSTGGSQNLTFETYGFTSTSLDDNSSSGGKPCTKTTTIYDHDSVCHSRRQMEEEEEKQAGGKSPVPTKRSRAAAIHNQTERKRRDKINQRMKTLQKLVPNSSKTDKASMLDEVIEYLKQLQAQVSMMCRMNLPSMMLPMAMQQQQQQLQLSLMSSSMGLGLGMGMPALGLLDLNSMNRAAATAPNIHANMMPNPFVPMTSPPWDASSSTDTLFQSPLTHDTMPAFLSCSSQQTTMEAYSRMAALYQQMQQQIPPPSSPK from the exons ATGACGCTCAAACCAGTAGAGAGAAAAGTCAAG CACAGCTTTGAGATGAGCCAGCGTGTTCCATACTGCCACATCGATGATAGTCCGGCGGCCACCGTCGGCTCCACAAAAGCTGCATATATCCCCAT GCTAAACTACGAGGTAGCCGAGCTGACGTGGGAAAACGGACAACTGGGGTTGAACAGCTTAGGTCCAACGCAAGTGCCTGCTCCATCAAAGAATTTAAGAGGCGCCGGTGGAACATTGGAGTCGATAGTAGACCAAGCTACTCGCTTTCCTAACCCTAAGCCCACCGATGAGCTCGTCCCATGGTTCCACCACCGCTCTTCCAGGGCCGGCTTGGATGCGCTTGTCCCCGAGCAGCAGAGCCAGCCAGACACCCACGTGGACTCGTGTAGCAATGGTCATCCCATGGCTGGTGGAAAACGAGCCAGAGTGGCCTCAGAGTGGAGCACCGGCGGGAGCCAAAACCTAACGTTTGAAACATACGGTTTCACCTCAACATCGCTGGATGATAATTCCAGCTCCGGCGGGAAGCCTTGCACCAAAACCACGACCATTTACGATCATGACTCCGTCTGCCACAGTCGCCGACAG atggaggaagaagaagagaagcaagCGGGAGGAAAATCACCAGTTCCAACTAAGAGAAGCAGAGCCGCTGCTATTCATAACCAAACCGAACGA AAGAGGAGAGATAAGATCAATCAAAGGATGAAGACTTTGCAGAAACTGGTTCCAAATTCCAGCAAG ACGGATAAAGCGTCGATGTTGGATGAAGTGATAGAGTACTTGAAGCAACTTCAAGCACAAGTGAGCATGATGTGCAGAATGAACCTGCCTTCCATGATGCTTCCCATGGCCatgcagcagcagcaacaacaacttCAACTCTCTCTCATGTCCAGTTCCATGGGTTTAGGGCTTGGCATGGGGATGCCCGCTCTAGGTCTTCTCGACCTTAATTCTATGAATCGAGCTGCTGCAACGGCTCCTAATATCCATGCCAACATGATGCCGAACCCATTTGTTCCCATGACTTCTCCACCGTGGGATGCCTCCTCTTCTACCGACACTCTATTTCAGTCTCCTCTTACCCACGATACTATGCCAGCCTTTCTTTCATGTTCCTCGCAG CAAACGACGATGGAAGCATATAGCAGGATGGCGGCATTATATCAGCAAATGCAGCAACAGATACCTCCTCCTTCAAgtccaaaataa
- the LOC125577635 gene encoding pectinesterase inhibitor 9-like — MEANNKLILMLLIISVLPHIIFSSATSSSAKEYDTKAYVDSWCRTTLYPNLCVRSLSRYVRSRAMQNPRDLARFALKASLYRAKYTKAFLLKEVAKLERVKPQYYALVQDCLTQIRDSVNQLSLAIAELDRVNRRGGKSQVNLEWHINNLQTWTSTALTDAETCVSQFPGRRMSKLKATIKGKVKNVEETTSNALAFIEHYAAARYRARRP, encoded by the coding sequence ATGGAGGCTAACAACAAACTGATCCTCATGTTACTCATCATCTCTGTGCTTCCTCACATCATCTTTTCTTCGGCAACCTCCTCGTCAGCAAAAGAGTACGACACGAAGGCATACGTGGACTCGTGGTGCCGGACAACCTTATACCCGAACCTGTGCGTCCGTTCGTTGTCTCGTTATGTGCGTTCACGGGCTATGCAAAATCCTAGAGACCTGGCGCGATTCGCCCTCAAAGCAAGCCTATACCGAGCCAAGTACACAAAGGCGTTCTTGCTAAAAGAAGTGGCGAAACTGGAGAGGGTGAAGCCCCAATACTACGCGTTGGTTCAGGACTGTTTGACTCAGATCAGAGACAGCGTGAACCAGCTGAGCCTAGCAATAGCGGAGCTGGACAGGGTGAACAGGAGAGGAGGAAAGAGCCAAGTAAATCTGGAGTGGCACATAAACAACCTGCAGACGTGGACAAGCACAGCTCTGACAGACGCGGAGACATGCGTGAGTCAGTTCCCGGGGCGGAGGATGAGCAAGTTGAAGGCTACGATTAAAGGAAAAGTGAAGAACGTGGAGGAAACAACAAGCAATGCCCTCGCCTTCATCGAGCACTACGCTGCTGCTAGGTACAGAGCCAGACGCCCCTGA
- the LOC106400748 gene encoding transducin beta-like protein 2 isoform X1 has product MDSILTVGIASVVLGALIAVVFFSSYLRKRTSEVDSMAKAEPQDPIRIPKSNPKKSHPKSHATDKQNQNKRHHPLDLNTLKGHGDSVDALCFSSDGKSLATACGDGVIRVFKLDDASSKSFKFLRINLPAGGHPSAVSFADDASSIVVACHTMSGSSLYMYGEEKQKEQQSKLPLPSIKWERHHIHDKRSVLTLSGATATYGTADGSAVIASCSEGTDIILWHGKTGRNLGHVDTNQLKNHMAAVSPNGRFLAAAAFTADVKVWEIVYLKDGSVKEVSRVMQLKGHKSAVTWLCFSPNSDKIITASKDGSIRLWNINVRYHMDEDPKTLKVFPIPLCDAGGNPLHYDRLSLCPEGKILAASHGSTLQWLCAETGSVLDTAEKAHEGDITCISWAPKAMTVGERKAQVLATAGVDKKVKLWEAPKLQSV; this is encoded by the exons ATGGATTCGATCCTTACGGTGGGCATCGCATCTGTTGTTTTGGGTGCGTTGATAGCGGTCGTCTTCTTCAGTAGCTACTTGAGGAAGCGGACATCGGAGGTGGATTCGATGGCGAAAGCGGAGCCTCAGGATCCGATCCGGATTCCGAAATCGAATCCCAAGAAGAGTCATCCCAAATCTCACGCGACCGACAAG caGAATCAGAACAAGCGTCATCATCCTCTAGACTTGAACACGTTGAAAGGACACGGTGATTCTGTTGATGCGCTCTGTTTCTCATCTGATGGAAAGAGCTTGGCCACAG CTTGCGGTGATGGAGTGATCAGGGTTTTCAAGCTAGATGATGCCTCTAGCAAAAGCTTCAa ATTTTTAAGGATAAATCTTCCAGCTGGAGGACATCCAAGCGCTGTCTCATTTGCTGATGATGCCTCCTCTATTGTTGTGGCTTGTCATACGATGTCTGGTTCATCTCTCTACATGTACggtgaagaaaaacaaaaggaaCAGCAGTCCAAGCTTCCTCTTCCTTCCATCAAATGGGAGCGCCATCATATCCATGACAAGAGATCTGTCCTTACCCTCTCTGGAGCCACTGCAACCTATGGTACTGCTGATGGAAGTGCTGTCATCGCCTCTTGTTCCGAAG GGACTGATATCATACTTTGGCATGGGAAAACTGGGAGGAATTTGGGACATGTTGATACAAACCAGTTGAAGAACCACATGGCTGCTGTCTCACCCAATGGACGCTTTTTAGCTGCTGCTGCCTTTACTGCTGATGTCAAG GTCTGGGAAATTGTGTATCTGAAAGATGGTTCCGTCAAGGAGGTTTCAAGAGTTATGCAACTCAAAGGCCACAAG AGTGCAGTGACTTGGTTATGCTTTTCTCCTAACTCTGACAAAATCATTACCGCTTCCAAAGATGGTTCAATCAGACTCTGGAACATCAATG TCCGGTATCATATGGATGAGGATCCAAAGACTTTGAAGGTGTTCCCGATTCCACTTTGCGATGCGGGGGGAAACCCGTTGCACTATGATCGCCTCAGTTTGTGCCCTGAGGGAAAAATATTGGCGGCAAGCCATGGTTCCACATTGCAGTGGTTATGTGCTGAAACTGGAAGTGTTCTGGACACAGCTGAGAAAGCCCACGAAG GGGATATCACATGCATTTCGTGGGCACCCAAGGCAATGACAGTTG GGGAGAGAAAGGCGCAGGTTTTAGCGACAGCAGGGGTTGACAAAAAAGTGAAGCTGTGGGAAGCTCCAAAGTTGCAGTCTGTGTAG
- the LOC106431745 gene encoding transcription factor UNE10-like isoform X3 has translation MSQRVPYCHIDDSPAATVGSTKAAYIPMLNYEVAELTWENGQLGLNSLGPTQVPAPSKNLRGAGGTLESIVDQATRFPNPKPTDELVPWFHHRSSRAGLDALVPEQQSQPDTHVDSCSNGHPMAGGKRARVASEWSTGGSQNLTFETYGFTSTSLDDNSSSGGKPCTKTTTIYDHDSVCHSRRQMEEEEEKQAGGKSPVPTKRSRAAAIHNQTERKRRDKINQRMKTLQKLVPNSSKTDKASMLDEVIEYLKQLQAQVSMMCRMNLPSMMLPMAMQQQQQQLQLSLMSSSMGLGLGMGMPALGLLDLNSMNRAAATAPNIHANMMPNPFVPMTSPPWDASSSTDTLFQSPLTHDTMPAFLSCSSQVIQLFVIIYNLMLHSCLNLNNFFPIAANDDGSI, from the exons ATGAGCCAGCGTGTTCCATACTGCCACATCGATGATAGTCCGGCGGCCACCGTCGGCTCCACAAAAGCTGCATATATCCCCAT GCTAAACTACGAGGTAGCCGAGCTGACGTGGGAAAACGGACAACTGGGGTTGAACAGCTTAGGTCCAACGCAAGTGCCTGCTCCATCAAAGAATTTAAGAGGCGCCGGTGGAACATTGGAGTCGATAGTAGACCAAGCTACTCGCTTTCCTAACCCTAAGCCCACCGATGAGCTCGTCCCATGGTTCCACCACCGCTCTTCCAGGGCCGGCTTGGATGCGCTTGTCCCCGAGCAGCAGAGCCAGCCAGACACCCACGTGGACTCGTGTAGCAATGGTCATCCCATGGCTGGTGGAAAACGAGCCAGAGTGGCCTCAGAGTGGAGCACCGGCGGGAGCCAAAACCTAACGTTTGAAACATACGGTTTCACCTCAACATCGCTGGATGATAATTCCAGCTCCGGCGGGAAGCCTTGCACCAAAACCACGACCATTTACGATCATGACTCCGTCTGCCACAGTCGCCGACAG atggaggaagaagaagagaagcaagCGGGAGGAAAATCACCAGTTCCAACTAAGAGAAGCAGAGCCGCTGCTATTCATAACCAAACCGAACGA AAGAGGAGAGATAAGATCAATCAAAGGATGAAGACTTTGCAGAAACTGGTTCCAAATTCCAGCAAG ACGGATAAAGCGTCGATGTTGGATGAAGTGATAGAGTACTTGAAGCAACTTCAAGCACAAGTGAGCATGATGTGCAGAATGAACCTGCCTTCCATGATGCTTCCCATGGCCatgcagcagcagcaacaacaacttCAACTCTCTCTCATGTCCAGTTCCATGGGTTTAGGGCTTGGCATGGGGATGCCCGCTCTAGGTCTTCTCGACCTTAATTCTATGAATCGAGCTGCTGCAACGGCTCCTAATATCCATGCCAACATGATGCCGAACCCATTTGTTCCCATGACTTCTCCACCGTGGGATGCCTCCTCTTCTACCGACACTCTATTTCAGTCTCCTCTTACCCACGATACTATGCCAGCCTTTCTTTCATGTTCCTCGCAGGTTATACAACtctttgttattatatataacttGATGCTTCATTCTTGTCTgaatctaaataattttttcccAATTGCAGCAAACGACGATGGAAGCATATAG